From the Naumovozyma dairenensis CBS 421 chromosome 10, complete genome genome, the window ACTCCAGAGGTACAAGTTCAAGGACCACATGGACAAATCATTATAGatcatttaaataagaaatttggAGTTCCAACTAAATGGATTAATTatgtaaataaattgaaaaataagaaaaagagGAAGTAGATTTCGTCGTACCGTTTTAAAACCCTTCGTGTTTAGCCCAAGTACGCccttttgttgttgtttttctttagaataatatatatatgactttgtttataaatataagaTTCATGCTAAAACTCATCAGGGTTAAATAGATCTAAATCAATATCCATAGCATCTTCGTCTCCACTTTCATgatctttttcttcttgttttcttttagAGTCTTCATGAGTATGTGtggtttcttcttcttcttctttgttcttTCCAGAAAATACAAATGATTCTCTTCTGGGTTGTTCTTCTTGGTCTTGCTGTTGCGTTTGCGTTTGCTCTTGTGTTTCTTGTACTTCAGTAGGCAATGCTTTTTCCTTTGACATTGATTGTGCTTGTCCCGGTATATACGTCAGTTGATCAGCTTTCAATGATGCCATTGCAAGCATACCCCTTCTTAAGGAATCCTCAGCAGGccaaatgaaattattaggACCAATAGAACCCTTATCGAACGTTGGTGgtatttttgtaaatttagataatttcGTAGCATAATCTAACAAGATAgttgaatttatttttgtcCTTTGATTCAATATTGTATTTAATTCGAATTCTATTTGCGGCAATGTGGGTAATTTATTCAAGTCGTCATGACATTCATTTAATGTTTGTAAAGTTGATTGTGTTAATTCGTCAATTTTGGATGCTTTGGTTTCTAGA encodes:
- the MED4 gene encoding Med4p (similar to Saccharomyces cerevisiae MED4 (YOR174W); ancestral locus Anc_6.65), translating into MSLQDTTKFSNDFITETTTTAADTTTVAANPNTRTTSANHLRASSVSLLAEAVTNGTPSSSEFNRSYDNDSSKDVLSEVRIYDDIITYEKALSRLIDSVDKFKPNLNIAQELIQADKSLFDTLNSFIQYDEIDLHLKALETKASKIDELTQSTLQTLNECHDDLNKLPTLPQIEFELNTILNQRTKINSTILLDYATKLSKFTKIPPTFDKGSIGPNNFIWPAEDSLRRGMLAMASLKADQLTYIPGQAQSMSKEKALPTEVQETQEQTQTQQQDQEEQPRRESFVFSGKNKEEEEETTHTHEDSKRKQEEKDHESGDEDAMDIDLDLFNPDEF